In one window of Bombus fervidus isolate BK054 chromosome 4, iyBomFerv1, whole genome shotgun sequence DNA:
- the LOC139986921 gene encoding ribonucleases P/MRP protein subunit POP1-like — MSDQNMRSCLYINEKNCKMSIHKNTFNRFRFYGPLTTSVLTSALQLPNFDKILNSKLDTMQLDHNQMDYEEDENSDKLWYMEYYDNQENIESLKIQEQLWQMLKTLRSPSQLPPNIVFGFTVLDPRFHLPDKRTRPQRETQTIEMVSVPPTNANSSPLWEQKMREKVSKTCATTSAINKLRSQRLVPGLDNDKYFNEKIMAKIPVLLIQKPGIGKTGLGSGVDVILPSNWGMPFWLACIFRCVRVGALRESKSILFECENMQSPDINDPDTPAYTREALSTKLELKEKYFHYPPNRRVNFVKFGISSPFFCEWKILMREWTDTEDFFVLRNRKLLNFLQKCLVQEDNTRRYNTSNNHVSSLTLQSAFEDRNCLIRVKIDIMKKGCPKRFAIICMPTNEDIEKFKNDRNWSGPVEKLNVDPNESTRKISRKNPLALLKRLKKQRIRHKKTLINKLSKMLNKDFQSFSYENKLKNLLEISREAICKQSQKTSQLYLPDCVKVRNSCDREIMGYITMGDFCFTKAKGIGLGYATLNSLIELINKKHPFVLVRNIQTRQYRIARLQVVT, encoded by the exons ATGAGTGATCAAAATATGAGATCTTGCTTATACATTAATGAAAAGAATTGTAAAATGAGTATTCATAAGAATACTTTTAATCGATTTCGTTTTTATGGACCATTGACAACTAGTGTTTTAACAAGTGCTCTACAGTTGccgaatttcgataaaatacttAATTCGAAATTGGATACCATGCAATTAGATCATAATCAAATGGATTATGAGGAAGATGAAAATTCTGATAAATTATGGTATATGGAGTATTATGATAATCAAGAAAATATTGAGTCTTTGAAAATTCAAGAACAATTATGGCAAATGTTAAAAACATTACGATCACCTAGTCAGTTGCCACCAAATATTGTTTTTGGTTTTACTGTCTTGGATCCAAGATTCCATTTACCAGATAAAAGAACTAGACCTCAAAGAGAAACACAGACAATTGAAATGGTGTCAGTACCTCCTACAAATGCAAACTCTAGTCCACTTTGGGAACAGAAAATGAGAGAGAAAGTCAGTAAGACATGTGCAACAACAAGTGCAATTAATAAACTAAGAAGTCAACGCTTAGTACCTGGTCTAGAtaatgacaaatattttaatgaaaaaatcatGGCAAAGATACCAGTATTGTTGATTCAAAAACCTGGTATCGGTAAAAcag GGTTAGGTTCTGGAGTAGATGTTATTCTTCCATCTAATTGGGGAATGCCATTCTGGCTTGCTTGTATATTTCGTTGTGTAAGAGTTGGTGCACTTAGAGAATCAAAATCTATACTATTTGAATGTGAGAATATGCAATCCCCAGATATTAATGATCCAGATACACCTGCATATACAAGAGAAGCATTAAGTACCAAATTGGAGctaaaagaaaagtattttcATTATCCACCAAATAGGCGCGTGAACTTCGTTAAATTCGGAATTTCTAGTCCTTTTTTCTGTGAATGGAAAATCTTAATGAGAGAATGGACAGATACAGAagatttttttgtattaagaaatcgtaaattattaaatttcttgcaAAAATGCTTAGTTCAAGAAGATAATACAAGAAGATATAATACATCAAATAATCATGTATCAAGTCTTACTCTGCAAAGTGCATTTGAAGacagaaattgtttaattcgcgttaaaatagatattatgaaaaaagGATGTCCTAAAAGATTTGCAATAATATGTATGCCAACTAATGAAGACATAGAAAAGTTTAAGAACGATAGAAATTGGTCAGGTCCTgtggaaaaattaaatgttgatCCAAATGAAAGTACTCGTAAAATATCGCGAAAGAATCCTTTAGCTCTTTTAAAACGgctaaagaaacaaagaatacgtcataaaaaaacactaattaataaattgagtaaaatgttaaataaagattttcaaagttttagttatgaaaataaattaaagaatttgttagaaataagtCGTGAAGCCATATGCAAACAATCTCAAAAAACGTCGCAGTTGTATCTTCCAGATTGTGTTAAAGTACGAAATTCTTGTGATAGAGAGATTATGGGCTATATTACAATGGGTGATTTCTGTTTTACAAAAGCAAAAGGTATAGGTTTAGGATATGCAacattaaattcattaattgaGCTGATCAATAAAAAACATCCCTTTGTTCTTGTTAGAAATATTCAGACAAGACAATATAGAATTGCTAGACTACAAGTAGTAACTTAA
- the LOC139986925 gene encoding ribonucleases P/MRP protein subunit POP1-like yields the protein MSDQNMRSCLYINEKNCKMSIHKNTFNRFRFYGPLTTSVLTSALQLPNFDKILNSKLDTMQLDHNQMDYEEDENSDKLWYMEYYDNQENIESLKIQEQLWQMLKTLRSPSQLPPNIVFGFTVLDPRFHLPDKRTRPQRETQTIEMVSVPPTNANSSPLWEQKMREKVSKTCATTSAINKLRSQRLVPGLDNDKYFNEKIMAKIPVLLIQKPGIGKTGLGSGVDVILPSNWGMPFWLACIFRCVRVGALRESKSILFECENMQSPDINDPDTPAYTREALSTKLELKEKYFHYPPNRRVNFVKFGISSPFFCEWKILMREWTDTEDFFVLRNRKLLNFLQKCLVQEDNTRRYNTSNNHVSSLTLQSAFEDRNCLIRVKIDIMKKGCPKRFAIICMPTNEDIEKFKNDRNWSGPVEKLNVDPNESTRKISRKNHLALLKRLKKQRIRHKKTLINKLSKMLNKDFQSFSYENKLKNLLEISREAICKQSQKTSQLYLPDCVKVRNSCDREIMGYITMGDFCFTKAKGIGLGYATLNSLIELINKKHPFVLVRNIQTRQYRIARLQVVT from the exons ATGAGTGATCAAAATATGAGATCTTGCTTATACATTAATGAAAAGAATTGTAAAATGAGTATTCATAAGAATACTTTTAATCGATTTCGTTTTTATGGACCATTGACAACTAGTGTTTTAACAAGTGCTCTACAGTTGccgaatttcgataaaatacttAATTCGAAATTGGATACCATGCAATTAGATCATAATCAAATGGATTATGAGGAAGATGAAAATTCTGATAAATTATGGTATATGGAGTATTATGATAATCAAGAAAATATTGAGTCTTTGAAAATTCAAGAACAATTATGGCAAATGTTAAAAACATTACGATCACCTAGTCAGTTGCCACCAAATATTGTTTTTGGTTTTACTGTCTTGGATCCAAGATTCCATTTACCAGATAAAAGAACTAGACCTCAAAGAGAAACACAGACAATTGAAATGGTGTCAGTACCTCCTACAAATGCAAACTCTAGTCCACTTTGGGAACAGAAAATGAGAGAGAAAGTCAGTAAGACATGTGCAACAACAAGTGCAATTAATAAACTAAGAAGTCAACGCTTAGTACCTGGTCTAGAtaatgacaaatattttaatgaaaaaatcatGGCAAAGATACCAGTATTGTTGATTCAAAAACCTGGTATCGGTAAAAcag GGTTAGGTTCTGGAGTAGATGTTATTCTTCCATCTAATTGGGGAATGCCATTCTGGCTTGCTTGTATATTTCGTTGTGTAAGAGTTGGTGCACTTAGAGAATCAAAATCTATACTATTTGAATGTGAGAATATGCAATCCCCAGATATTAATGATCCAGATACACCTGCATATACAAGAGAAGCATTAAGTACCAAATTGGAGctaaaagaaaagtattttcATTATCCACCAAATAGGCGCGTGAACTTCGTTAAATTCGGAATTTCTAGTCCTTTTTTCTGTGAATGGAAAATCTTAATGAGAGAATGGACAGATACAGAagatttttttgtattaagaaatcgtaaattattaaatttcctgCAAAAATGCTTAGTTCAAGAAGATAATACAAGAAGATATAATACATCAAATAATCATGTATCAAGTCTTACTCTGCAAAGTGCATTTGAAGacagaaattgtttaattcgcgttaaaatagatattatgaaaaaagGATGTCCTAAAAGATTTGCAATAATATGTATGCCAACTAATGAAGACATAGAAAAGTTTAAGAACGATAGAAATTGGTCAGGTCCTgtggaaaaattaaatgttgatCCAAATGAAAGTACTCGTAAAATATCGCGAAAGAATCATTTAGCTCTTTTAAAACGgctaaagaaacaaagaatacgtcataaaaaaacactaattaataaattgagtaaaatgttaaataaagattttcaaagttttagttatgaaaataaattaaagaatttgttagaaataagtCGTGAAGCCATATGCAAACAATCTCAAAAAACGTCGCAGTTGTATCTTCCAGATTGTGTTAAAGTACGAAATTCTTGTGATAGAGAGATTATGGGCTATATTACAATGGGTGATTTCTGTTTTACAAAAGCAAAAGGTATAGGTTTAGGATATGCAacattaaattcattaattgaGCTGATCAATAAAAAACATCCCTTTGTTCTTGTTAGAAATATTCAGACAAGACAATATAGAATTGCTAGACTACAAGTAGTAACTTAA
- the LOC139986932 gene encoding carbonyl reductase [NADPH] 1-like, translating to MTRVAVVTGGNKGIGFAIVKQLCKQFDGVVYLTARDVIRGQNAIKELEKEGLNPKFHQLDITDEDSISTFHDYLERTYDGLDVLVNNAGIAFKRFIKVPFYLQAKETLRVNYFGLRKVCSKLYPLLKPHARVVHVSSSHGHLSKLPDEELKRILSNPNLKEEELDDIMYDFIEAARVDRHLMKGWAHSAYVTSKIGVSTLARIHQTMFNSDTRKDLVVNAVHPGFVDTDLTSHKGNMTPDEGAEAPVYAALLPANTDIKGKYIWYDKSLMEWSEYEFIYDNTS from the exons ATGACACGTGTAGCTGTC GTAACCGGTGGGAATAAAGGCATTGGATTTGCTATTGTAAAACAACTTTGCAAACAATTTGATGGGGTTGTTTATTTAACAGCTCGCGATGTTATTCGAGGACAGAACGCTATTAAAGAACTTGAAAAAGAAGGTTTAAACCCAAAATTTCATCAACTTGATATTACTGATGAAGATAGTATTTCTACTTTTCATGATTATTTAGAAAGAACATATGATGGATTGGATGTATTAGTTAACAATGCTGGTATTGCATTTAAG agATTTATTAAAGTACCTTTTTATCTGCAAGCTAAAGAGACATTAAGAGTAAACTATTTTGGCTTAAGAAAGGTATGCAGCAAACTTTATCCATTATTGAAACCACATGCACGTGTAGTACATGTGTCAAGTTCTCATGGTCATTTATCAAAGCTTCCTGATGAAGAATTAAAGAGAATATTATCAAATCCAAATCTTAAGGAGGAAGAATTAGACGATATTATGTATGATTTTATCGA agcTGCAAGGGTAGACAGACACTTAATGAAAGGATGGGCACATTCTGCCTATGTTACAAGCAAAATTGGAGTATCTACTTTAGCTAGAATTCATCAAACAATGTTTAATTCGGATACTAGAAAGGATCTCGTAGTGAATGCTGTGCATCCTGGCTTTGTAGACACAGATCTGACTAGTCATAAAGGTAATATGACGCCTGATGAAGGTGCCGAGGCCCCTGTATATGCTGCATTATTACCAGCAAATACAGACATAAAGGGTAAATATATCTGGTATGACAAATCATTAATGGAATGGTCAGagtatgaatttatatatgaCAATACGAGTTAA